The Anastrepha ludens isolate Willacy chromosome X, idAnaLude1.1, whole genome shotgun sequence genome includes a window with the following:
- the LOC128869887 gene encoding jerky protein homolog-like, whose amino-acid sequence MSASKQKRLSLEEKVKIFNRLDAGVTASRVAFDFGISVSAISQMKKNKTQIMAAVSNSLERAKKKTLHKAEYSEMETKLFEWFMNQRERNCPINGPILKAKAKFFFTRFLKVCGEILSSDTTSITPFINSLRAKMNEMNVTNQQLYNADESGLFYRLLPDKTYVAACEKTAPGRKIQKQRITFMLCSNADGSNKIKPLVIGKAAKPRCFNNFQNPLNYDHSANAWMAKKIFSNWFHNEFVKEVRRFSAENNIPPKAILLLDNCSAHSPIDSFCSDDGNIVAMSLPPNVTAVIQPMDQSPIKIAKLKYRNMLLSNIVAQEDASVHDMLKRHSIRDVILMLKSAWNDLPQTVLEKAWHQILNWDDDQFDKEDDLPLSELLSNLDYEREIEDTRQLLLKLGVGTSLSTDEIEEWNADMIDEGDLNDIDIEEMECDEDIADGEAVCSNQPIPYLDAISAVNTLIKWNEQNVECTNKHMANLFELRSDIVKKQLSKPQKQCILTDYFTRSNT is encoded by the exons ATGTCTGCTTCGAAACAAAAAAGATTGTCGCttgaagaaaaagttaaaattttcaatcgtTTAGATGCTGGTGTGACGGCAAGTCGTGTAGCGTTCGATTTCGGTATTTCTGTTTCAGCAATTTctcaaatgaagaaaaataaaacacaaattatgGCAGCGGTATCAAATTCACTTGAACgggctaaaaaaaaaacgttacacAAAGCCGAATATTCTGAAATGGaaacaaaattgtttgagtGGTTTATGAACCAAAGAGAGAGAAATTGTCCGATAAATGGGCCTATATTGAAGGCCAaagcaaagttttttttcac GCGTTTTTTGAAAGTGTGTGGGGAAATATTATCTAGTGACACCACTTCAATTACACCATTTATAAATAGTTTGCGcgcaaaaatgaatgaaatgaatgtcaCTAATCAACAGTTATACAATGCAGACGAATCGGGACTCTTTTACCGACTTTTACCAGACAAAACATACGTTGCCGCTTGCGAAAAAACCGCCCCAGGACGAAAAATCCAGAAACAGCGCATTACATTTATGTTATGTTCAAACGCCGATggatcaaataaaatcaaaccgCTTGTGATTGGAAAGGCGGCAAAACCACGctgttttaataatttccaaaacCCGCTAAACTATGATCATTCGGCCAATGCTTGgatggcaaaaaaaatattcagcaaTTGGTTCCACAACGAATTCGTCAAAGAA GTGCGACGTTTTAGTGCCGAAAACAACATTCCACCGAAAGCAATTCTCTTATTGGATAATTGTAGCGCACATTCACCGATTGATTCATTTTGCTCTGACGACGGAAATATTGTGGCAATGTCCCTTCCACCGAATGTGACAGCCGtcatccagccaatggaccaaagtccaataaaaatagcaaaactgAAATATCGAAATATGCTGTTGTCGAATATTGTCGCTCAAGAAGATGCTTCGGTTCATGATATGCTAAAAAGGCATTCAATTCGTGATGTAATCTTAATGTTGAAGTCAGCATGGAATGATTTACCCCAAACCGTATTGGAGAAGGCATGGcaccaaattttaaattgggACGATGACCAATTTGATAAAGAAGATGATCTGCCATTGTCAGAGCTGCTTTCAAACCTTGATTATGAGCGTGAAATTGAAGACACTAGACAATTACTTTTGAAATTGGGTGTCGGTACCAGCTTATCAACCGATGAAATTGAGGAATGGAATGCTGATATGATCGATGAAGGTGATTTGAATGATATCGATATTGAAGAAATGGAATGTGATGAAGATATTGCGGATGGTGAAGCTGTTTGCTCGAATCAACCCATTCCTTATTTAGATGCAATAAGTGCGGTCAACACTCTAATCAAATGGAATGAGCAAAATGTAGAATGCACAAATAAGCATATGGCAAACTTGTTCGAACTGCGTTCAGACATcgttaaaaaacaattatcgAAACCACAAAAACAATGTATTCTTACTGATTACTTCACTCGTTCAAACAcatga